In one window of Candidatus Bealeia paramacronuclearis DNA:
- a CDS encoding RebB family R body protein, which translates to MTDNITQTSVMTLGSSAAVAMSRLYQAVTDS; encoded by the coding sequence ATGACTGATAACATCACCCAAACAAGCGTGATGACACTCGGTTCTTCTGCGGCAGTTGCGATGAGTCGTCTTTATCAAGCGGTCACAGACTCATT